One window of the Acinonyx jubatus isolate Ajub_Pintada_27869175 chromosome A2, VMU_Ajub_asm_v1.0, whole genome shotgun sequence genome contains the following:
- the MST1R gene encoding macrophage-stimulating protein receptor isoform X5 — protein sequence MELLSPPSQPSLLLLLLLLPPLLARESWQCPRTSYAALRDFDVEYKVPSFSAGGPVQAIATYEGGRDGSAVFVATRNRLHVLGPGLQPVESLATGPVGDPGCQTCAACGPGPHSPQEDTDAQVLVLEPALPALVSCGSSLHGRCFLHELEPQGTALHLAPPACLFSANHNQPEDCPDCVASPLGTLVTVVEQGHASYFYVASSLDETVASSFSPRSVSIRRLKADASGFAPGFAALSVLPEHLASYPIQYVYSFRSRAFVYFLKVQRPSVAAAPEALHTRLARLSAAEPELGDYRELVLDCRFAPKRRRRRATEGGQPYPVLRAAHTAPVGSKLAAELSIAEGQEVLFGVFVASRDSSPGVNPNSVVCAFPIDLVDTLIEHGVERCCEPPVPPGIRRGLDFFQSPSFCPNPPGLEAPSPNTSCHHFPLLVSSSLSRVDLFNGLLGPVQVTALHVTRLDNVTVAHMGTTDGRILQVELARSLNYLLYVSNFSLGGNRQPIQRDVSRLGDHLFFSSGEQVFQVPIQGPGCHHFLTCGSCLRAQRFMGCGWCGGMCGRQKECPGSWQQDHCPPELTEFYPQSGPLRGSTRLTLCGSNFYLRPADLVPEGTHQVTVGQSPCRLLPKDSPNLSPVPRKDFVEELECELEPLGMQPAGPANISLTVTNMPPGKHFQVDGTSMLQGFSFMEPVLTAVKPLFGPRAGGTRLTFEGQGLSLGTSQMVLVNGTECPLEQVSEGQLLCTTPPGAAMARVPIHLQVGGAVVPGSWTFHYLEDPIVLGISPNCGYIGSHVTIHGQHLTSAWHLVLSFHDGLMAVEDRQCTGHLPEQHRCRLPEYVVRSPQGWVTGNLSAWGDGAAGFTQPGFRFLPPPHPPTTDFAPLKPEEHAVKFEYIGLGAVADCVDVNVTVGGKSCQHELRGDVVICPLPSSLQLDKDGAPLQVCVDDGCHILGRVIRPGPEGVPQRLLLGVLLALLLLVAALAAALIFNYWQRKQLVLSPNLDDLASLDRTTGAIPLPALCSGSDYRNGLAPATHGLDSTTQSHKASVSDSGDGSCVPLLQTESIQLGDLDSALLTEVKDVLISHEQVVTHRDRIIGKGHFGVVYHGECTDKDQNRIHCAIKSLSRITEVQEVEAFLREGLLMRGLHHPNVLALIGIVLPPEGLPQVLLPYMHHGDLLQFIRSPQRNPTVKDLISFGLQVARGMEYLAEQKFVHRDLAARNCMLDESFTVKVADFGLARGILDKEYYSVRQHRHARLPVKWMALESLQTYRFTTKSDVWSFGVLLWELLTRGAPPYPHIDPFDLTHFLAQGRRLPQPEYCPDSLYAVMQRCWAADPAGRPTFSALVEEVEHVAARLLGDHYVQLPAAYVNLGPGASDEANMHPEQSQTPPVHRIARWPWPSSEPPQPT from the exons ATGGAGCTTCTCTCGCCGCCGTCACAGCCTTCACTGTtattgctgctgctactgctgccaCCACTGCTGGCCAGAGAGTCCTGGCAGTGTCCGCGCACCTCCTATGCCGCCTTGCGCGACTTTGACGTGGAGTACAAGGTGCCCAGCTTCTCGGCCGGAGGTCCGGTACAGGCCATAGCGACCTACGAGGGCGGCAGGGACGGGAGTGCCGTGTTCGTGGCTACACGCAATCGCCTGCACGTGCTTGGGCCTGGCCTGCAGCCAGTAGAGAGCCTGGCCACAGGTCCTGTTGGAGACCCGGGCTGTCAGACGTGTGCGGCCTGTGGCCCGGGCCCCCACAGCCCGCAGGAAGACACAGATGCACAGGTGCTGGTGCTGGAGCCAGCTCTGCCCGCACTAGTCAGCTGTGGCTCGAGCCTGCATGGGCGCTGCTTCCTGCACGAGCTAGAGCCCCAAGGGACAGCCCTGCACCTGGCACCGCCAGCCTGCCTCTTCTCCGCCAACCACAACCAGCCCGAGGACTGCCCTGACTGTGTGGCCAGTCCTCTGGGCACCCTCGTGACCGTGGTTGAGCAGGGCCATGCCTCCTACTTCTACGTGGCATCCTCACTGGATGAGACGGTGGCCTCGAGCTTCAGCCCCCGCTCAGTGTCCATCCGGCGCCTCAAGGCCGATGCCTCAGGATTCGCACCGGGGTTTGCCGCGCTGTCCGTGCTGCCGGAGCACCTCGCTTCCTATCCTATCCAGTACGTGTACAGTTTCCGCTCCAGAGCCTTTGTCTATTTCCTGAAGGTGCAGCGGCCCAGCGTGGCAGCTGCCCCGGAAGCCTTGCACACACGCCTGGCACGGCTCAGCGCTGCTGAGCCCGAGCTGGGCGACTACCGCGAACTCGTTCTCGACTGCCGATTCGCACCCAAACGCCGGCGCCGCAGGGCCACTGAGGGAGGACAGCCCTACCCAGTGCTGAGGGCGGCCCACACAGCTCCAGTGGGCAGCAAGCTAGCTGCTGAGCTGAGCATCGCTGAAGGCCAAGAAGTGCTATTTGGTGTCTTCGTGGCTAGCAGAGACAGCAGTCCCGGTGTGAATCCCAACTCTGTCGTCTGTGCCTTTCCCATCGACCTAGTGGACACTCTCATCGAGCATGGTGTGGAGCGCTGTTGTGAGCCTCCTGTCCCCCCTGGCATCCGGCGAGGCCTCGACTTCTTCCAGTCGCCTAGTTTTTGCCCCAACCCG CCTGGCCTGGAGGCCCCCAGCCCCAACACCAGCTGCCATCACTTTCCTCTGCTGGTTAGCAGCAGCCTATCACGTGTGGACCTCTTCAACGGGCTATTAGGACCAGTACAGGTCACTGCACTGCATGTGACACGCCTTGACAATGTCACAGTGGCCCACATGGGCACAACTGATGGGCGCATCCTGCAG GTGGAGCTGGCCAGATCTCTCAACTACTTGCTGTATGTGTCCAACTTCTCACTGGGTGGCAACAGGCAGCCCATACAACGAGATGTCAGTCGCCTTGGAGACCACCTGTTCTTTTCCTCCGGGGAGCAG GTCTTCCAGGTACCTATCCAGGGCCCTGGCTGCCACCACTTCCTCACCTGTGGGAGTTGTCTGCGGGCACAGCGTTTCATGGGCTGTGGCTGGTGTGGGGGCATGTGTGGCCGGCAGAAGGAGTGTCCTGGCTCCTGGCAACAGGATCATTGTCCACCTGAGCTTACTGAG tTCTACCCCCAGAGTGGACCCCTAAGGGGCAGCACAAGGCTGACCCTGTGTGGCTCCAACTTCTACCTGCGCCCTGCTGATCTGGTGCCTGAGGGCACCCATCAGGTCACCGTGGGCCAAAGTCCCTGCCGACTGCTACCCAAGGACAGCCCAAACCTCAG CCCAGTGCCCCGGAAAGACTTTGTAGAGGAGCTTGAGTGTGAGCTGGAGCCCTTGGGCATGCAGCCAGCTGGGCCCGCCAACATCAGCCTCACTGTGACCAACATGCCACCAGGCAAGCACTTCCAAGTGGATGGCACCTCCATGCTGCAAGGCTTCTCTTTCATG GAGccagtgctgacagcagtaaaACCTCTCTTTGGCCCACGGGCAGGGGGCACCCGCCTCACCTTTGAAGGCCAAGGCCTGTCTTTAGGCACCAGTCAGATGGTGCTGGTCAATGGGACTGAGTGCCCACTGGAACA GGTCAGCGAGGGGCAGCTCTTATGTACTACGCCCCCTGGGGCTGCTATGGCCAGGGTTCCCATTCACCTGCAGGTGGGGGGCGCTGTGGTGCCAGGCTCCTGGACCTTCCACTACCTGGAAGACCCCATTGTGCTGGGCATCAGCCCCAACTGTGGCTACAT TGGCTCCCATGTCACCATCCATGgccagcatctgacttcagcgtGGCACCTAGTGCTGTCATTCCATGATGGGCTTATGGCAGTGGAAGACAGG CAATGTACAGGGCACCTCCCGGAGCAGCATCGGTGCCGCCTGCCCGAATATGTCGTCCGAAGCCCCCAGGGGTGGGTAACAGGGAACCTGAGTGCCTGGGGGGATGGAGCTGCTGGCTTCACGCAGCCTGGCTTTcgcttcctgcccccaccccatccacccaCCACTGACTTTGCCCCACTGAAGCCCGAGGAGCACGCTGTTAAGTTTGAG TATATTGGGCTGGGCGCTGTGGCTGATTGTGTGGACGTGAACGTGACCGTGGGTGGTAAGAGCTGCCAGCATGAGCTCCGGGGGGATGTGGTCAtctgccctctgccttcctccctgcaaCTTGACAAGGATGGAGCCCCACTGCAG GTCTGTGTGGATGATGGATGTCACATCCTGGGCAGGGTGATACGGCCAGGCCCAGAGGGGGTCCCACAGAGGCTACTCCTTGGTGTCCTGCTGGCCCTGCTCCTGCTTGTGGCTGCACTGGCCGCTGCGCTGATCTTCAACTACTGGCAGAGGAAACAACTGG TCCTTTCTCCAAACCTAGATGACCTGGCATCCTTGGACCGGACCACTGGAGCCATCCCCTTGCCTGCACTCTGCTCAGGTTCTGACTACAGAAATGGCCTTG CCCCTGCCACTCATGGTCTGGATTCCACCACACAGAGCCACAAAGCATCCGTCTCAGACAGTGGGGACGGGTCCTGTGTCCCACTGTTGCAGACAGAGTCCATCCAGCTTGGGGACTTAGACTCTGCACTCCTGACCGAGGTCAAGGATGTGCTGATCTCACATGAGCAGGTGGTCACCCACAGGGACAGAATCATTGGCAAAG GCCACTTTGGAGTTGTCTACCATGGAGAATGCACAGACAAGGACCAGAATCGAATCCATTGTGCCATAAAGTCGCTGAGTC GCATCACAGAGGTGCAGGAGGTGGAGGCCTTCCTGCGCGAGGGGCTGCTCATGCGTGGTCTGCACCACCCAAATGTGCTGGCTCTCATCGGTATTGTGCTGCCCCCTGAAGGGCTGCCCCAGGTGCTGCTACCCTATATGCATCATGGAGACCTGCTTCAGTTCATCCGCTCACCCCAGCGG AACCCCACGGTGAAGGACCTCATCAGCTTCGGCCTTCAGGTAGCCCGTGGCATGGAGTACCTGGCAGAGCAGAAGTTTGTGCACAGAGACCTGGCTGCTCGGAACTGCAT GCTGGATGAGTCATTCACAGTCAAGGTGGCTGACTTTGGCCTGGCCCGTGGTATCCTGGACAAGGAGTACTACAGTGTTCGACAGCATCGCCATGCTCGCCTCCCTGTCAAATGGATGGCACTGGAGAGCCTGCAGACCTACAGATTCACCACCAAGTCTGATGTG TGGTCATTTGGTGTGCTGCTGTGGGAGCTGCTGACACGGGGCGCCCCACCATACCCCCACATTGACCCTTTTGACCTCACTCACTTCCTGGCCCAGGGTCGACGCCTGCCCCAGCCTGAATATTGTCCTGATTCTCT gtACGCAGTGATGCAGCGCTGCTGGGCTGCGGACCCTGCAGGGAGACCCACATTCTCAGCGCTGGTGGAGGAAGTGGAGCACGTGGCGGCCAGGCTGCTTGGGGACCACTACGTGCAGCTGCCTGCAGCCTACGTGAACCTGGGTCCTGGTGCCTCGGATGAGGCGAACATGCACCCAGAACAGTCGCAGACCCCACCCGTGCACAGGATCGCACGTTGGCCCTGGCCTTCCTCAGAGCCACCACAGCCCACATGA
- the MST1R gene encoding macrophage-stimulating protein receptor isoform X6: protein MELLSPPSQPSLLLLLLLLPPLLARESWQCPRTSYAALRDFDVEYKVPSFSAGGPVQAIATYEGGRDGSAVFVATRNRLHVLGPGLQPVESLATGPVGDPGCQTCAACGPGPHSPQEDTDAQVLVLEPALPALVSCGSSLHGRCFLHELEPQGTALHLAPPACLFSANHNQPEDCPDCVASPLGTLVTVVEQGHASYFYVASSLDETVASSFSPRSVSIRRLKADASGFAPGFAALSVLPEHLASYPIQYVYSFRSRAFVYFLKVQRPSVAAAPEALHTRLARLSAAEPELGDYRELVLDCRFAPKRRRRRATEGGQPYPVLRAAHTAPVGSKLAAELSIAEGQEVLFGVFVASRDSSPGVNPNSVVCAFPIDLVDTLIEHGVERCCEPPVPPGIRRGLDFFQSPSFCPNPPGLEAPSPNTSCHHFPLLVSSSLSRVDLFNGLLGPVQVTALHVTRLDNVTVAHMGTTDGRILQVELARSLNYLLYVSNFSLGGNRQPIQRDVSRLGDHLFFSSGEQVFQVPIQGPGCHHFLTCGSCLRAQRFMGCGWCGGMCGRQKECPGSWQQDHCPPELTEFYPQSGPLRGSTRLTLCGSNFYLRPADLVPEGTHQVTVGQSPCRLLPKDSPNLSPVPRKDFVEELECELEPLGMQPAGPANISLTVTNMPPGKHFQVDGTSMLQGFSFMEPVLTAVKPLFGPRAGGTRLTFEGQGLSLGTSQMVLVNGTECPLEQVSEGQLLCTTPPGAAMARVPIHLQVGGAVVPGSWTFHYLEDPIVLGISPNCGYIGSHVTIHGQHLTSAWHLVLSFHDGLMAVEDRQCTGHLPEQHRCRLPEYVVRSPQGWVTGNLSAWGDGAAGFTQPGFRFLPPPHPPTTDFAPLKPEEHAVKFEYIGLGAVADCVDVNVTVGGKSCQHELRGDVVICPLPSSLQLDKDGAPLQVCVDDGCHILGRVIRPGPEGVPQRLLLGVLLALLLLVAALAAALIFNYWQRKQLDDLASLDRTTGAIPLPALCSGSDYRNGLAAPATHGLDSTTQSHKASVSDSGDGSCVPLLQTESIQLGDLDSALLTEVKDVLISHEQVVTHRDRIIGKGHFGVVYHGECTDKDQNRIHCAIKSLSRITEVQEVEAFLREGLLMRGLHHPNVLALIGIVLPPEGLPQVLLPYMHHGDLLQFIRSPQRNPTVKDLISFGLQVARGMEYLAEQKFVHRDLAARNCMLDESFTVKVADFGLARGILDKEYYSVRQHRHARLPVKWMALESLQTYRFTTKSDVWSFGVLLWELLTRGAPPYPHIDPFDLTHFLAQGRRLPQPEYCPDSLYAVMQRCWAADPAGRPTFSALVEEVEHVAARLLGDHYVQLPAAYVNLGPGASDEANMHPEQSQTPPVHRIARWPWPSSEPPQPT, encoded by the exons ATGGAGCTTCTCTCGCCGCCGTCACAGCCTTCACTGTtattgctgctgctactgctgccaCCACTGCTGGCCAGAGAGTCCTGGCAGTGTCCGCGCACCTCCTATGCCGCCTTGCGCGACTTTGACGTGGAGTACAAGGTGCCCAGCTTCTCGGCCGGAGGTCCGGTACAGGCCATAGCGACCTACGAGGGCGGCAGGGACGGGAGTGCCGTGTTCGTGGCTACACGCAATCGCCTGCACGTGCTTGGGCCTGGCCTGCAGCCAGTAGAGAGCCTGGCCACAGGTCCTGTTGGAGACCCGGGCTGTCAGACGTGTGCGGCCTGTGGCCCGGGCCCCCACAGCCCGCAGGAAGACACAGATGCACAGGTGCTGGTGCTGGAGCCAGCTCTGCCCGCACTAGTCAGCTGTGGCTCGAGCCTGCATGGGCGCTGCTTCCTGCACGAGCTAGAGCCCCAAGGGACAGCCCTGCACCTGGCACCGCCAGCCTGCCTCTTCTCCGCCAACCACAACCAGCCCGAGGACTGCCCTGACTGTGTGGCCAGTCCTCTGGGCACCCTCGTGACCGTGGTTGAGCAGGGCCATGCCTCCTACTTCTACGTGGCATCCTCACTGGATGAGACGGTGGCCTCGAGCTTCAGCCCCCGCTCAGTGTCCATCCGGCGCCTCAAGGCCGATGCCTCAGGATTCGCACCGGGGTTTGCCGCGCTGTCCGTGCTGCCGGAGCACCTCGCTTCCTATCCTATCCAGTACGTGTACAGTTTCCGCTCCAGAGCCTTTGTCTATTTCCTGAAGGTGCAGCGGCCCAGCGTGGCAGCTGCCCCGGAAGCCTTGCACACACGCCTGGCACGGCTCAGCGCTGCTGAGCCCGAGCTGGGCGACTACCGCGAACTCGTTCTCGACTGCCGATTCGCACCCAAACGCCGGCGCCGCAGGGCCACTGAGGGAGGACAGCCCTACCCAGTGCTGAGGGCGGCCCACACAGCTCCAGTGGGCAGCAAGCTAGCTGCTGAGCTGAGCATCGCTGAAGGCCAAGAAGTGCTATTTGGTGTCTTCGTGGCTAGCAGAGACAGCAGTCCCGGTGTGAATCCCAACTCTGTCGTCTGTGCCTTTCCCATCGACCTAGTGGACACTCTCATCGAGCATGGTGTGGAGCGCTGTTGTGAGCCTCCTGTCCCCCCTGGCATCCGGCGAGGCCTCGACTTCTTCCAGTCGCCTAGTTTTTGCCCCAACCCG CCTGGCCTGGAGGCCCCCAGCCCCAACACCAGCTGCCATCACTTTCCTCTGCTGGTTAGCAGCAGCCTATCACGTGTGGACCTCTTCAACGGGCTATTAGGACCAGTACAGGTCACTGCACTGCATGTGACACGCCTTGACAATGTCACAGTGGCCCACATGGGCACAACTGATGGGCGCATCCTGCAG GTGGAGCTGGCCAGATCTCTCAACTACTTGCTGTATGTGTCCAACTTCTCACTGGGTGGCAACAGGCAGCCCATACAACGAGATGTCAGTCGCCTTGGAGACCACCTGTTCTTTTCCTCCGGGGAGCAG GTCTTCCAGGTACCTATCCAGGGCCCTGGCTGCCACCACTTCCTCACCTGTGGGAGTTGTCTGCGGGCACAGCGTTTCATGGGCTGTGGCTGGTGTGGGGGCATGTGTGGCCGGCAGAAGGAGTGTCCTGGCTCCTGGCAACAGGATCATTGTCCACCTGAGCTTACTGAG tTCTACCCCCAGAGTGGACCCCTAAGGGGCAGCACAAGGCTGACCCTGTGTGGCTCCAACTTCTACCTGCGCCCTGCTGATCTGGTGCCTGAGGGCACCCATCAGGTCACCGTGGGCCAAAGTCCCTGCCGACTGCTACCCAAGGACAGCCCAAACCTCAG CCCAGTGCCCCGGAAAGACTTTGTAGAGGAGCTTGAGTGTGAGCTGGAGCCCTTGGGCATGCAGCCAGCTGGGCCCGCCAACATCAGCCTCACTGTGACCAACATGCCACCAGGCAAGCACTTCCAAGTGGATGGCACCTCCATGCTGCAAGGCTTCTCTTTCATG GAGccagtgctgacagcagtaaaACCTCTCTTTGGCCCACGGGCAGGGGGCACCCGCCTCACCTTTGAAGGCCAAGGCCTGTCTTTAGGCACCAGTCAGATGGTGCTGGTCAATGGGACTGAGTGCCCACTGGAACA GGTCAGCGAGGGGCAGCTCTTATGTACTACGCCCCCTGGGGCTGCTATGGCCAGGGTTCCCATTCACCTGCAGGTGGGGGGCGCTGTGGTGCCAGGCTCCTGGACCTTCCACTACCTGGAAGACCCCATTGTGCTGGGCATCAGCCCCAACTGTGGCTACAT TGGCTCCCATGTCACCATCCATGgccagcatctgacttcagcgtGGCACCTAGTGCTGTCATTCCATGATGGGCTTATGGCAGTGGAAGACAGG CAATGTACAGGGCACCTCCCGGAGCAGCATCGGTGCCGCCTGCCCGAATATGTCGTCCGAAGCCCCCAGGGGTGGGTAACAGGGAACCTGAGTGCCTGGGGGGATGGAGCTGCTGGCTTCACGCAGCCTGGCTTTcgcttcctgcccccaccccatccacccaCCACTGACTTTGCCCCACTGAAGCCCGAGGAGCACGCTGTTAAGTTTGAG TATATTGGGCTGGGCGCTGTGGCTGATTGTGTGGACGTGAACGTGACCGTGGGTGGTAAGAGCTGCCAGCATGAGCTCCGGGGGGATGTGGTCAtctgccctctgccttcctccctgcaaCTTGACAAGGATGGAGCCCCACTGCAG GTCTGTGTGGATGATGGATGTCACATCCTGGGCAGGGTGATACGGCCAGGCCCAGAGGGGGTCCCACAGAGGCTACTCCTTGGTGTCCTGCTGGCCCTGCTCCTGCTTGTGGCTGCACTGGCCGCTGCGCTGATCTTCAACTACTGGCAGAGGAAACAACTGG ATGACCTGGCATCCTTGGACCGGACCACTGGAGCCATCCCCTTGCCTGCACTCTGCTCAGGTTCTGACTACAGAAATGGCCTTG CAGCCCCTGCCACTCATGGTCTGGATTCCACCACACAGAGCCACAAAGCATCCGTCTCAGACAGTGGGGACGGGTCCTGTGTCCCACTGTTGCAGACAGAGTCCATCCAGCTTGGGGACTTAGACTCTGCACTCCTGACCGAGGTCAAGGATGTGCTGATCTCACATGAGCAGGTGGTCACCCACAGGGACAGAATCATTGGCAAAG GCCACTTTGGAGTTGTCTACCATGGAGAATGCACAGACAAGGACCAGAATCGAATCCATTGTGCCATAAAGTCGCTGAGTC GCATCACAGAGGTGCAGGAGGTGGAGGCCTTCCTGCGCGAGGGGCTGCTCATGCGTGGTCTGCACCACCCAAATGTGCTGGCTCTCATCGGTATTGTGCTGCCCCCTGAAGGGCTGCCCCAGGTGCTGCTACCCTATATGCATCATGGAGACCTGCTTCAGTTCATCCGCTCACCCCAGCGG AACCCCACGGTGAAGGACCTCATCAGCTTCGGCCTTCAGGTAGCCCGTGGCATGGAGTACCTGGCAGAGCAGAAGTTTGTGCACAGAGACCTGGCTGCTCGGAACTGCAT GCTGGATGAGTCATTCACAGTCAAGGTGGCTGACTTTGGCCTGGCCCGTGGTATCCTGGACAAGGAGTACTACAGTGTTCGACAGCATCGCCATGCTCGCCTCCCTGTCAAATGGATGGCACTGGAGAGCCTGCAGACCTACAGATTCACCACCAAGTCTGATGTG TGGTCATTTGGTGTGCTGCTGTGGGAGCTGCTGACACGGGGCGCCCCACCATACCCCCACATTGACCCTTTTGACCTCACTCACTTCCTGGCCCAGGGTCGACGCCTGCCCCAGCCTGAATATTGTCCTGATTCTCT gtACGCAGTGATGCAGCGCTGCTGGGCTGCGGACCCTGCAGGGAGACCCACATTCTCAGCGCTGGTGGAGGAAGTGGAGCACGTGGCGGCCAGGCTGCTTGGGGACCACTACGTGCAGCTGCCTGCAGCCTACGTGAACCTGGGTCCTGGTGCCTCGGATGAGGCGAACATGCACCCAGAACAGTCGCAGACCCCACCCGTGCACAGGATCGCACGTTGGCCCTGGCCTTCCTCAGAGCCACCACAGCCCACATGA